The following proteins come from a genomic window of Syntrophales bacterium:
- a CDS encoding matrixin family metalloprotease, which yields MLSFKKLLNFVVFLLLGVAVVLFVYTLRTPVPCGKPLTYRIVHVDGRFGLTHAEFAGAVRKAAAVWRQPLSRELFREDPNGVIGISLVYDYRQETTQHLKQIQTRMSGTKESLEGMKTRYEVMKSEYERTRASLEGDLQAYNARIHAFNREVESWNRQGGAPESQRGRLTAEKAELAAMGESLRVRQDNARRTADELNSMVQSFNEVVGRQNQDVDQYRDVGSRLGGEFQEGYFKNKDGRQSIMIYHYDNEARLVRLLVHEFGHALGLDHSSNPEAVMYRLNRSDAAALTADDIAALKSRCQAR from the coding sequence ATGTTGAGCTTCAAAAAGTTATTGAATTTTGTGGTTTTCCTGCTGCTGGGGGTTGCGGTGGTCCTGTTTGTGTACACCCTGCGAACGCCCGTGCCGTGCGGGAAGCCCCTGACCTACCGGATCGTCCATGTCGACGGCCGGTTCGGCCTCACCCATGCGGAATTTGCGGGAGCCGTCAGAAAGGCTGCCGCGGTCTGGAGACAGCCTCTCTCCCGGGAGTTGTTTCGCGAGGATCCCAACGGGGTCATCGGGATCAGCCTCGTGTACGACTACCGCCAGGAGACGACGCAGCATCTGAAGCAGATCCAAACACGGATGTCGGGAACGAAAGAGTCCCTGGAAGGCATGAAGACGCGCTATGAAGTCATGAAGTCGGAGTATGAGCGGACCCGCGCCTCCCTGGAGGGCGACCTCCAAGCCTACAACGCCCGGATTCATGCCTTCAACAGGGAGGTCGAATCGTGGAACCGGCAGGGCGGTGCGCCTGAGTCGCAGCGCGGCCGGCTGACAGCGGAGAAAGCCGAACTGGCCGCCATGGGAGAAAGCCTCCGGGTCCGCCAGGACAATGCCCGGCGGACGGCGGACGAGCTCAACAGCATGGTGCAGAGCTTCAATGAGGTCGTCGGCCGGCAGAACCAGGACGTGGATCAGTACCGGGACGTAGGCAGCCGGTTGGGAGGTGAGTTCCAGGAGGGCTACTTCAAGAATAAGGACGGCAGGCAGTCCATCATGATCTACCACTACGACAACGAGGCCCGGCTGGTCCGGCTGCTTGTCCATGAGTTCGGCCATGCACTGGGGCTGGACCACAGCAGCAATCCCGAGGCGGTCATGTACCGGCTGAACCGATCCGATGCGGCTGCACTGACGGCGGACGACATCGCCGCCCTGAAGTCGAGGTGCCAGGCCCGGTAA
- a CDS encoding PAS domain S-box protein has translation MNEGERAAERNREIAALEQKIRVLEQAETERRQTMDTLRITAAVLEGIVENSPSAIWISDENGTMIRMNQACRDLLHASDEELVGKYNVFEDRIVERQGAMPLVRSVFEKGETVRFTLRYDSAQLRSLQPEAAGERVLEATISPVPDSQGRIVHAIVQCLDITERMVRTQQIRQLSNEQRAILNTIGMGICFTRNRKVQWTNPSFASMFGYEPGELENADTGVFYSNPEDYRRVGEEGYARIGGGGVYATEAPMMKKDGTPILCSITGQAVNPRDPGEGSIWVLHDITERKHAEAQLQESEERFRRLANAAQEGIIIQQGGIILEANEAVCRMFGFGLHEAVGRNVLDFLVPESVTPAVKMLGQEETYAEALGVRKDKSVFPLELFGKTITLRSGKAWIIAARDLSGQRQAEEALRSSEERFKRLVQNSSDIIAVMDEEGMITSVSDSVEGVLGYQAEQVTGTRAFDIVHPEDRARTMDFFQNALTQKTGSTHWAEYRLRHRNGNWAVVESVATNLLKDPVVRGVVLNVRDVTERKNAELEKLKLQEQLQQAMKMEAVGRLAGGVAHDFNNLLTVITGYVELARVKLKPLDPLYRTVEGIQKAAESAAALTRQLLAFSRRQIIEPRVVNLNDLIRSLAKMLTRVIGEDVELDTVLQEELGSVEVDPGQFEQVLVNLSVNARDAMPEGGRLVVETSNCELDEEYCSRHPEVRPGRFVLLAVSDTGHGMSDDVKRHLFEPFFTTKRKGQGTGLGLATTFGIVKQAGGAIEAYSEVGRGTTFKIYLPLVGEEAARLVAETHAAEPVKGKETILLVEDDENVRDVALNMLEHLGYRVLTAANGGEAFLLMEKHADDVAMLMTDVVMPGMNGRELAERLLKLKPALNVLFTSGYTENVIVHHGILESSLNFIGKPYTMQALARKIREVLGPPKA, from the coding sequence ATGAACGAAGGCGAAAGAGCAGCGGAACGGAACCGGGAGATCGCAGCGCTGGAACAGAAAATCCGCGTGCTGGAGCAGGCGGAGACGGAACGGAGGCAGACGATGGATACACTCCGGATCACGGCGGCGGTCCTGGAGGGCATCGTCGAGAACAGTCCCTCCGCCATCTGGATCTCCGATGAAAACGGGACGATGATCCGGATGAACCAGGCATGCCGGGACCTGCTGCATGCCTCGGACGAAGAGCTGGTCGGGAAATACAATGTCTTCGAGGACCGCATCGTTGAGCGGCAGGGGGCGATGCCCCTGGTGAGAAGCGTCTTCGAAAAGGGGGAAACCGTCCGCTTCACCCTCCGGTACGACAGCGCGCAGCTCCGTTCGCTTCAGCCGGAAGCCGCCGGCGAGAGAGTCCTGGAAGCGACGATATCTCCGGTCCCGGATTCGCAGGGGCGGATCGTCCACGCGATCGTCCAGTGTCTGGATATCACCGAGCGGATGGTCCGCACGCAGCAGATCCGGCAGCTCAGCAACGAGCAGCGGGCGATTCTCAACACAATCGGCATGGGCATCTGCTTCACCAGGAATCGCAAAGTGCAGTGGACCAATCCGTCGTTCGCGTCGATGTTCGGCTATGAACCCGGCGAACTGGAGAATGCGGATACCGGCGTCTTCTATTCGAATCCGGAGGACTACCGGCGTGTGGGTGAAGAGGGATATGCCCGGATCGGCGGGGGCGGTGTATATGCAACGGAAGCACCCATGATGAAAAAGGACGGGACCCCCATTTTGTGCAGCATTACGGGGCAGGCCGTCAATCCCCGGGACCCGGGTGAGGGGTCCATCTGGGTGCTCCATGACATCACCGAGCGCAAGCATGCGGAGGCGCAGCTCCAGGAAAGCGAGGAGCGGTTCCGCCGCCTCGCCAACGCGGCGCAGGAGGGAATCATCATCCAGCAGGGGGGCATCATCCTGGAGGCCAACGAGGCCGTCTGCAGGATGTTCGGCTTCGGGCTTCACGAGGCGGTCGGAAGGAATGTACTCGATTTTCTGGTGCCCGAGTCGGTGACACCCGCCGTGAAGATGCTCGGTCAGGAAGAAACATATGCCGAGGCGCTGGGGGTCCGGAAGGACAAATCCGTCTTTCCCCTGGAGCTGTTCGGGAAGACGATCACGCTTCGGAGCGGGAAGGCCTGGATCATCGCCGCCCGGGATCTCTCCGGGCAGAGGCAGGCGGAGGAGGCCCTGCGGAGCAGCGAGGAGCGGTTCAAGCGGCTCGTGCAGAACTCCAGCGACATCATCGCCGTGATGGACGAGGAAGGGATGATTACCTCCGTCAGCGACTCGGTGGAAGGCGTTCTCGGTTATCAGGCCGAGCAAGTGACCGGCACAAGGGCATTCGATATTGTCCACCCCGAAGACCGGGCGCGGACGATGGACTTTTTCCAAAACGCCCTGACCCAGAAGACCGGCTCCACGCACTGGGCGGAGTACCGGCTCCGGCACAGAAACGGAAACTGGGCCGTTGTGGAGTCCGTGGCGACCAATCTGCTCAAGGATCCCGTGGTCAGGGGCGTCGTGTTGAATGTCCGGGATGTGACGGAGAGGAAAAATGCGGAGTTGGAGAAGCTGAAACTCCAGGAGCAGCTCCAGCAGGCCATGAAGATGGAGGCGGTGGGACGGCTGGCGGGTGGCGTGGCGCACGACTTCAACAACCTCCTCACGGTCATCACCGGGTATGTCGAGCTGGCCAGGGTCAAGCTGAAGCCGTTGGACCCGCTGTACAGAACGGTTGAGGGGATCCAGAAGGCCGCCGAGAGTGCAGCGGCCCTGACCCGGCAACTCCTTGCATTCTCACGACGGCAGATCATCGAGCCGAGGGTCGTGAACCTCAACGATCTGATCCGCAGCCTGGCGAAGATGCTGACCCGTGTGATCGGAGAGGATGTGGAGCTCGATACCGTTCTGCAGGAGGAGCTTGGTTCCGTCGAGGTGGACCCAGGTCAGTTCGAGCAGGTCCTGGTGAACCTGTCGGTCAACGCCCGCGACGCCATGCCGGAAGGCGGCAGGCTGGTCGTAGAGACATCGAACTGCGAGCTCGACGAGGAATACTGTTCCCGTCATCCGGAGGTGCGGCCCGGCCGGTTCGTTCTGCTGGCCGTCAGCGATACGGGGCATGGCATGAGCGACGACGTGAAGCGGCACCTCTTCGAGCCGTTCTTTACGACGAAACGCAAAGGACAGGGAACCGGCCTGGGACTGGCCACGACCTTCGGCATCGTGAAGCAGGCGGGAGGGGCCATCGAGGCCTATTCGGAGGTGGGGCGGGGAACCACCTTCAAGATCTACCTGCCACTGGTCGGGGAGGAGGCCGCGCGGTTGGTCGCGGAGACCCATGCCGCTGAGCCGGTCAAGGGAAAAGAGACCATCCTGCTGGTGGAAGACGATGAAAACGTCCGTGATGTAGCCCTGAACATGCTGGAACATCTGGGGTACAGGGTCCTGACGGCGGCCAACGGCGGCGAGGCCTTCCTGCTGATGGAGAAGCACGCCGACGATGTTGCCATGCTCATGACGGATGTGGTGATGCCGGGCATGAACGGCCGGGAACTCGCCGAACGGCTGCTCAAGCTCAAGCCGGCGTTGAACGTGCTGTTCACATCGGGATATACGGAAAACGTGATCGTCCATCACGGCATTCTGGAGAGCAGCCTGAATTTCATCGGGAAGCCCTATACAATGCAGGCTCTGGCAAGAAAGATCAGGGAGGTTCTGGGGCCGCCGAAGGCATGA
- a CDS encoding crotonase/enoyl-CoA hydratase family protein yields MKVQVEKTDSVCTVIINRPESRNAVDRETAEQLVAAFEEFERDDSLLAAVLWGRGGNFCAGADLKAITSGDLNKINSLEWDMSKPGPLGPSRMTMTKPVIAAVSGHAVAGGLELACWCDLRVVERDAYFGVFCRRYGVPLIDGGTQRLPRLIGMSRALDMILTGRPVGAEEAFAMGLANRLVEPGKAREKAEALAAQIASFPRICMRSDRLAVYRGFDLPMDEAMILEFRQGMDVLASGEVLEGAKRFSEGIGKHGRF; encoded by the coding sequence GTGAAAGTGCAGGTCGAAAAGACAGACAGTGTCTGTACGGTCATCATCAACCGGCCGGAGAGCCGGAATGCCGTCGATCGGGAGACGGCGGAGCAGCTCGTTGCGGCCTTCGAGGAGTTCGAGCGGGACGACAGCCTGCTCGCCGCCGTCCTTTGGGGCCGGGGAGGAAACTTCTGCGCCGGGGCGGACCTCAAGGCTATAACAAGCGGGGATCTGAACAAAATCAACAGCCTGGAATGGGACATGTCCAAACCCGGTCCGCTGGGTCCCAGCCGCATGACGATGACGAAGCCCGTCATCGCAGCCGTATCGGGCCATGCCGTGGCGGGAGGGCTGGAGCTGGCTTGCTGGTGCGACCTGCGGGTCGTCGAGCGGGACGCCTATTTCGGGGTCTTCTGCCGGCGCTACGGCGTTCCCCTGATCGACGGCGGAACCCAGCGCCTTCCCCGGCTGATCGGCATGAGCCGTGCCCTGGACATGATCCTCACGGGACGGCCGGTGGGAGCGGAGGAGGCCTTTGCCATGGGACTCGCCAACCGGCTCGTTGAACCGGGCAAGGCCCGGGAGAAGGCGGAAGCGCTGGCTGCCCAGATTGCCTCTTTTCCCCGGATCTGCATGCGCAGCGACCGGCTGGCCGTGTACCGCGGATTCGACCTTCCCATGGATGAGGCGATGATTCTGGAATTCCGCCAGGGTATGGACGTGCTGGCCAGCGGGGAGGTTCTGGAGGGTGCGAAGCGCTTCTCCGAGGGAATCGGAAAGCACGGCCGTTTCTGA
- a CDS encoding TIGR04076 family protein: protein MAADPGIGKKVVARVLSVKGECSAGHKSGDVFEISCHNPGGLCGFFYHDIFPSLSTFQFGGGLPWWEGDTIQVQCPDSYNLVTMELKRLDR from the coding sequence ATGGCAGCGGATCCGGGAATCGGGAAAAAGGTCGTCGCCAGGGTTTTGAGCGTCAAGGGGGAATGCAGCGCCGGTCACAAGTCGGGAGACGTGTTCGAAATCAGTTGTCACAATCCGGGCGGGCTGTGCGGATTTTTTTACCACGATATTTTCCCAAGCCTTTCGACGTTTCAGTTCGGGGGAGGCCTCCCCTGGTGGGAAGGCGATACGATTCAAGTGCAATGTCCGGACTCTTATAATCTGGTAACCATGGAACTGAAGAGATTGGATCGCTGA
- a CDS encoding TM2 domain-containing protein → MNEGVLKPHSPFIGYVLWIFGFTGSHRFYFGKPVTGTIWFCTLGLLGIGWLIDVFFIPSMARKANLRFLEGKVDYNVAWILLTFVGVLGIHRMYMGKWITGILYLCTLGLLGIGYIYDYWTLNDQIAVINRSDNPT, encoded by the coding sequence ATGAATGAAGGCGTTCTGAAACCTCACAGTCCATTCATCGGGTATGTCCTGTGGATCTTCGGCTTCACCGGATCCCACCGGTTCTATTTCGGAAAGCCCGTCACTGGGACGATCTGGTTCTGCACCCTGGGCCTCCTGGGAATCGGCTGGCTCATCGACGTTTTCTTCATCCCTTCCATGGCGCGCAAGGCGAACCTGCGGTTCCTGGAGGGGAAGGTCGACTACAACGTCGCCTGGATTCTGCTCACATTTGTCGGCGTGCTCGGGATTCATCGCATGTACATGGGAAAGTGGATCACGGGCATCCTGTATCTCTGTACGCTGGGACTCCTGGGAATCGGGTACATCTACGATTACTGGACCCTCAACGACCAGATCGCGGTAATCAATCGTTCGGATAACCCAACCTGA
- a CDS encoding amidase: MIRKPLVDTGEGITAMDAVDLSRAIREKQVSCREVMEAFLDRIDRLNSEVNAIVSLQDREELLDQADERDRQLARREYLGWMHGFPQAPKDLALTAGIPTTLGSPILKDNIPLQDAFIVERARRSGAIVIGKTNTSEFGLGSQTYNEVFGTTLNAFDRTKTAGGSSGGAAVALALHMLPVADGSDMMGSLRNPAAYNDVFGFRPSFGRVPYGPTLDVFYQQLATEGPMARNVSDLAMLLSVQAGFDSRAPLSIRENPDVFTRSLERDFKGVRVAWMGDVGGYLAMEPGVLDLCGGAIKTFEAIGCIVEEALPAFSPERLWETWLTLRGFLLAGIAGPFYRVPEWRALMKPEAVWEVENGLEIRGDAVYRATVDRSAWYLALDALFRKYECLLLPSAQVFPFNAGVHWPKEIAGRTMDTYHRWMEVVIGPSLAGLPTISVPVGFNDTGLPMGLQVIGKPGADLTVLQLAYAYEQAMDRVRPKR; the protein is encoded by the coding sequence ATGATCCGAAAACCGCTTGTGGACACGGGAGAGGGAATCACGGCCATGGACGCCGTCGATCTGTCGCGGGCCATCCGGGAAAAGCAGGTCTCCTGCCGGGAAGTCATGGAGGCCTTCCTCGACCGGATCGACCGCCTCAATTCGGAGGTCAACGCCATCGTCTCTCTCCAGGACCGCGAGGAGCTTCTCGACCAGGCCGACGAGCGGGACCGGCAGCTCGCCCGGAGGGAATACCTGGGCTGGATGCACGGATTTCCCCAGGCTCCCAAGGATCTGGCCCTCACAGCCGGCATTCCCACCACCCTTGGATCCCCGATCCTGAAAGACAACATCCCTCTTCAGGACGCCTTCATCGTCGAGCGGGCCAGGCGGAGCGGCGCGATTGTCATCGGCAAAACAAACACCTCGGAGTTCGGCCTGGGCTCTCAGACCTACAACGAGGTCTTCGGCACGACCCTCAACGCCTTCGACCGGACGAAAACGGCGGGCGGAAGCAGCGGAGGCGCGGCGGTCGCCCTGGCCCTGCACATGCTCCCCGTCGCCGACGGCAGCGACATGATGGGTTCCCTGCGCAACCCCGCGGCCTACAACGACGTCTTCGGCTTCCGCCCCTCTTTCGGCCGCGTTCCCTACGGCCCGACCCTCGACGTCTTCTACCAGCAGCTGGCAACGGAGGGCCCCATGGCCCGGAACGTCTCGGATCTCGCCATGCTCCTGTCCGTGCAGGCCGGTTTCGATTCCCGGGCCCCCCTTTCCATCCGGGAGAATCCGGATGTTTTTACCCGGTCCCTGGAAAGGGATTTCAAGGGAGTCCGGGTGGCCTGGATGGGCGATGTCGGCGGCTATCTGGCCATGGAGCCGGGCGTCCTGGATCTGTGCGGCGGGGCCATCAAAACCTTCGAAGCCATCGGCTGCATCGTGGAGGAGGCGCTTCCCGCTTTTTCTCCCGAGCGCCTGTGGGAGACATGGCTGACCCTGAGGGGATTCCTCCTCGCGGGGATCGCCGGCCCCTTCTACCGCGTGCCCGAGTGGAGGGCACTGATGAAGCCGGAGGCCGTCTGGGAGGTGGAAAACGGCCTGGAGATCAGGGGCGATGCGGTCTACCGGGCCACCGTCGACCGGAGCGCCTGGTACCTGGCCCTCGACGCCCTGTTCCGGAAATACGAATGCCTGCTCCTGCCCAGCGCCCAGGTGTTTCCGTTCAACGCCGGCGTGCACTGGCCGAAGGAAATCGCCGGAAGGACGATGGACACCTACCACCGCTGGATGGAGGTGGTGATCGGGCCGAGTCTGGCCGGACTGCCGACGATCAGCGTGCCGGTCGGTTTCAATGACACCGGACTCCCCATGGGCCTGCAGGTCATCGGAAAACCGGGGGCGGACCTTACCGTCCTCCAGCTTGCCTACGCATACGAACAGGCCATGGACCGGGTCCGGCCGAAGCGATAG
- a CDS encoding isochorismatase family cysteine hydrolase, translating into MKPALIVVDMIRDNVGMHLSAGRSNEFMKIIPNLQRLLKECRTRGIPVVFANDSFLEGDLLFSGRMKPHAIRGTDGVRVIEELGPEPGDTVLEKRRLSAFFKTDLDMTLRLWKVDTIVVTGIATPGCVYMTAMDGLSCDFRSVILEDCCAAHRPEIHETFLAALKMMPLDPLVRILKLDDLLAEWRQAS; encoded by the coding sequence ATGAAACCCGCTCTCATCGTCGTCGACATGATCAGGGACAATGTGGGGATGCACCTGTCGGCAGGCAGGTCGAACGAATTCATGAAGATCATCCCGAATCTCCAGCGTTTGCTGAAGGAGTGCCGCACGCGGGGGATCCCCGTCGTCTTTGCCAATGACAGTTTCCTGGAGGGCGACCTCCTCTTCAGCGGGCGGATGAAGCCCCATGCAATCCGGGGTACCGACGGGGTCCGGGTCATCGAGGAACTGGGGCCCGAGCCCGGGGACACCGTCCTGGAAAAGCGGCGCCTGAGCGCCTTCTTCAAGACGGACCTGGACATGACGCTGCGTCTCTGGAAGGTGGACACGATCGTCGTCACCGGCATCGCCACGCCCGGATGCGTCTACATGACGGCCATGGACGGTTTGTCCTGCGACTTCAGGTCTGTCATTCTTGAAGACTGCTGCGCCGCCCATCGGCCGGAAATCCACGAGACCTTTCTTGCCGCGCTGAAAATGATGCCGCTGGATCCCCTGGTCCGGATCCTGAAGCTGGACGACCTGCTGGCGGAGTGGAGGCAGGCATCATGA
- a CDS encoding DMT family transporter, with product MSGYFKLLFACVIWGTGWTTARYSVVHLGPFLTGEYRFILSFLFSLPFLFFLKSFRFSFRTVLYMIPLALTGYYLNNLMAYLGLNYTTGTTASIIVMTNPMNIAVLSYFILKDRLNAAGVLSILLSVAGALIVVVKGDFMSIVTMDVNVGNLLIVGCALSWSIYSILIKILEDKVTSVENITYGTLFAAIGFLPFSLEPASAGSISAALVAALIFLSLFNTNLAFYFWSEGIKDANPNSAAVFFGLIPLSAAVTENIVFGERMALYHVIGALLIFLGILLYVVTKRNDIKM from the coding sequence ATGTCTGGTTACTTCAAGCTACTCTTCGCCTGCGTCATCTGGGGCACGGGCTGGACGACAGCCCGCTATTCGGTCGTTCACCTGGGGCCTTTTCTCACGGGAGAGTACCGGTTCATCCTTTCCTTCCTGTTCTCCCTGCCGTTCCTTTTCTTCCTGAAATCGTTCCGCTTCTCTTTCAGGACCGTTCTTTACATGATCCCCCTGGCCCTGACGGGCTATTACCTGAACAACCTGATGGCATACCTGGGCCTCAACTACACGACCGGAACAACGGCCTCGATCATCGTCATGACTAATCCGATGAACATCGCGGTGCTCTCGTACTTCATCCTCAAGGACAGGCTGAACGCGGCGGGCGTTCTTTCCATCCTCCTCTCCGTCGCGGGCGCCCTCATCGTCGTCGTCAAGGGAGACTTCATGTCCATCGTCACTATGGACGTGAACGTCGGGAACCTGCTCATCGTCGGCTGCGCCCTCAGCTGGTCCATCTACTCGATCCTGATCAAGATATTGGAAGACAAGGTGACGTCGGTCGAAAACATCACCTATGGCACCCTGTTTGCCGCCATCGGATTCCTTCCGTTCAGCCTTGAACCAGCCTCGGCGGGAAGCATCAGCGCTGCATTGGTTGCTGCGCTGATCTTTCTCTCCCTTTTCAATACGAACCTGGCCTTCTACTTCTGGAGCGAGGGCATCAAGGACGCCAACCCGAACTCCGCCGCCGTCTTTTTCGGGCTCATTCCCCTGTCCGCCGCCGTTACGGAAAACATCGTTTTCGGAGAGCGCATGGCCCTTTACCACGTCATCGGGGCGCTGCTCATCTTCCTGGGCATCCTCCTGTACGTGGTCACGAAGCGGAACGATATCAAGATGTAA
- a CDS encoding AMP-binding protein — translation MNPDEIHDSPNNLVDLFEQSVIKWPDIRFFGVKNQESGQYEWLTRRQIANRVDHLRGALAKLGLSKGDKVGIIINNCVEWFVCEQAVHGLGGVFVPMYLQELPKIWKYIISDAAIKFLFVRDESVYEKVKDFPQEISTLKNIFTVYGDGENSLSALEEMGRQNPAPSAKPHWSDLAHIIFTSGTTGDPKGVMLSHGNATWAARSSIDTFELNETSQVISILPWAHVYGQNCDLHNYLYCGGGIAFVESLEKFMQNVQESKPTAINAVPRIITRIYDAIMQTVSADPVKKQFFDAALAEAAKNRDLPEKTKEFKDYDELVFSKVRAIFGGNLKFIVSASALLKPEIALFFRDIGQPTYDCYGMTETSAGITLNCTEFGNKLGTVGRPIKHTNVVIDKSRVEEGSLDGEICVYGPQVMMGYYNKPRINEEVMMPDQWNGFAGIRTGDRGWFDEEGFLHITGRFKDEYKLANGKYVHPESIENEMKLMPWVANTIIYGEGKEFNVAVVVPDFAALKADPETQAWVKDTLEETLQSEALKDHLSKKIIEYLRKSFGGYEVPQKFLFVAEDFTVANGMLTQTMKLKRSNVLKQYREPLLALY, via the coding sequence ATGAACCCGGATGAAATTCATGACAGCCCGAACAACTTGGTCGATTTATTTGAACAAAGCGTAATCAAGTGGCCGGACATCCGATTTTTCGGCGTCAAAAATCAGGAATCCGGACAGTATGAATGGCTGACGCGCAGGCAGATTGCCAACCGGGTCGATCACCTCCGCGGTGCTCTTGCGAAACTCGGTTTGTCCAAAGGTGACAAAGTCGGCATCATCATCAACAACTGCGTCGAGTGGTTTGTCTGCGAGCAGGCGGTCCACGGGCTGGGCGGGGTATTCGTACCCATGTATCTGCAGGAGCTCCCGAAAATCTGGAAATACATCATCAGCGATGCAGCGATCAAATTCCTGTTTGTCCGGGACGAGAGCGTTTATGAAAAAGTCAAAGACTTCCCGCAGGAGATCAGTACGCTGAAAAACATTTTCACTGTTTACGGCGACGGGGAAAACAGCCTTTCCGCCCTGGAGGAGATGGGGAGGCAGAACCCCGCTCCTTCCGCAAAGCCCCACTGGTCGGACCTCGCACACATCATTTTCACCTCCGGCACCACGGGCGATCCCAAGGGCGTCATGCTCTCCCATGGAAATGCGACCTGGGCCGCCAGATCCAGCATCGATACGTTCGAGCTCAACGAGACGTCGCAGGTGATCTCGATCCTGCCCTGGGCGCACGTCTATGGACAGAACTGCGACCTGCACAATTATCTTTACTGCGGTGGCGGGATCGCCTTTGTCGAATCGCTGGAAAAATTCATGCAGAACGTCCAGGAATCCAAGCCCACGGCGATTAACGCCGTTCCACGCATCATTACCAGGATTTACGACGCCATCATGCAGACCGTGAGTGCCGATCCCGTGAAAAAGCAGTTTTTTGACGCGGCGCTGGCGGAAGCGGCCAAAAACCGAGATCTGCCCGAGAAGACAAAAGAATTCAAAGATTATGATGAACTGGTCTTTTCCAAGGTCCGTGCCATTTTCGGCGGCAATCTGAAATTCATCGTGAGCGCCAGCGCACTTCTAAAGCCGGAAATCGCCCTTTTCTTCCGGGATATCGGCCAGCCGACCTACGATTGCTACGGCATGACGGAGACATCGGCCGGCATTACCCTCAACTGCACCGAATTCGGCAACAAGCTGGGAACGGTAGGCAGGCCCATCAAGCACACGAATGTCGTGATCGACAAATCCCGCGTGGAGGAGGGCAGCCTCGACGGCGAGATTTGCGTTTACGGGCCCCAGGTCATGATGGGCTACTACAACAAGCCCAGGATCAACGAAGAGGTCATGATGCCGGACCAGTGGAACGGCTTTGCGGGCATTCGCACGGGAGACCGCGGCTGGTTCGACGAGGAAGGCTTTCTGCATATTACCGGCCGCTTCAAGGACGAGTACAAGCTGGCCAACGGCAAGTATGTGCATCCCGAAAGCATTGAAAATGAAATGAAGCTTATGCCCTGGGTCGCCAACACCATCATCTATGGCGAGGGGAAAGAGTTCAACGTGGCCGTTGTCGTTCCCGACTTTGCCGCCCTGAAAGCCGATCCCGAGACCCAGGCGTGGGTCAAGGACACGCTGGAAGAGACACTCCAAAGCGAAGCGTTAAAGGACCATCTGTCCAAAAAAATTATCGAGTATTTGCGCAAGTCATTCGGCGGTTATGAAGTGCCGCAGAAGTTCCTTTTTGTTGCGGAAGACTTCACGGTCGCGAACGGCATGCTGACCCAGACCATGAAGCTCAAAAGAAGCAATGTCCTGAAACAATATAGAGAACCGCTTCTGGCTCTCTATTGA
- a CDS encoding DUF2892 domain-containing protein, producing MERNVGTIDRVIRLVIAIVLIAANAAGWITGITGLVLAVIAGMLLSSVASGYCPLYTRLGNKKSI from the coding sequence ATGGAACGAAACGTTGGAACGATTGACAGGGTCATCCGGCTCGTTATCGCCATTGTTCTCATCGCAGCCAATGCCGCGGGCTGGATCACGGGAATTACCGGTCTTGTCCTTGCCGTAATTGCCGGGATGCTTCTCTCGAGCGTTGCGTCGGGATACTGTCCTCTCTACACGAGGCTTGGAAACAAAAAGTCAATATGA